The Fundidesulfovibrio terrae genomic sequence ATCCGCCCACGTAGAGCCAGGCCGCGATGTGCTGGGAGTCCTGCTCCACGTGCAGGCCGTAGATGGTGCCGATGATGCACATGAGGGTCATGATGTGGCCGAACACCAAGCTCAAGCCGTCAACCCGACCGAAGGTCAGGGTCCAGTTCATGTAGTGGACCACGCCGTGGGTGCCGGTGGCCCCCTGCATGAAGAGCACGTCCATGAAGGCCAGCACCGGAACGACCACCAGGTACGGCTTTTTCAGCTCCCGGGGGATCAGCGGCAAGAGGAAGGCCCCGACCAGGTAGATCACGGTCGGATGCAGCCAGAAGTTACCGATCATAGTAGTCCTCGCGGGTCATGATTCCCAGGTGGCCGAACCATTTCGAGAAGAGGATGATCACCACGCAGGCCACGAATCCGAACACGGCCCAGAATCCGGGCAGCTTTTCGAACCAGGTGTGGGCGTGTTCCTTGTCCACGAACAGGACGTCCCAGGCCACGAGCAGCGCCAAAGCCACGTAGCAGAGATGCACGACGCGCTTCAGGTTGTCGCGCAGCAGTTCAATGATCCTGACTATCATCCTGTCACCGCCTTGACGAAGGTCATGAAGAAATCCGGGTAGATGCCGATGACCACGGAGATGACCGCCGCGATCATGATAGGAATGACCATGGAGAGCGGAGCTTCCTTGATGCCCTCATACGCCTCGCCAGCCGGACGCCTGCCGAAGAAGGCCCTGTAGGTGACGGGCGCGAAGTAGGCCACGTTGAGAAGCGTGCTGGCCAGAAGGATGAGCAGGATGCCCATGGAGTGCGCGGGCATCTCCATGGCCCCGACCAGGAGCTTCCACTTGGTGACGAAGCCCGCCACCGGAGGCGCTCCGATCATGCTGAGCGAGGCTATGGCGAAGGCCGCGAAGGTGAACGGCATGGTTCGCCCGAGCCCGCTCATCTCGGAGATGGATTTCTTGTGCGTGGCCACGTAGATGGCGCCGGCGCAGAAGAAGAGCGTGATCTTGGAGAAGGCGTGGTTGGCGATGTGCACCAAGCCGCCCTGGATGCCGTCGATGGTGAGCAGCGACACGCCCAGGATGATGTAGGAGAGCTGGCTCACCGTGGAGTAGGCCAGCCGGGCCTTCAGGTTGTCCTTGGAAAGGGCGATGACGGACGCCGTGAGTATGGTGAAGGACACGAAGTAGGCGGTGGGCACGCCCAGGTTCAGGGCCTGCATGGTGTCCACGCCGAACACGTAGAGCATGACCCTTGTGGTGCAGAACACGCCCACCTTGACCACTGCCACCGCGTGCAAGAGGGCAGAGACCGGGGTGGGGGCCACCATGGCGCTGGGCAACCAGTTGTGGAAGGGCATGACGCCGTTTTTGGCGAAGCCCAGCAGGCAGCAGACGTAGAGGATCGTGACCAGGGTGCCGTTGGCGCCCGCGCCGAAGACGCCCTGGTGGATGTCGTGGGCGAAGTCCAGGGTACCGGTCATGACGTAGATGAGGATCATGGCCGGGAGCACCAGGCCCTTGGCGGTGGTGGTCAGGTAGAGGATGTACTTCTTGCCGCCCTCGTAGCCTTCCTCGTCCTGGTGGTGTGCGACCAGGGGGTAGGTGCAGACGCTGACGATCTCGTAGAAGAGGTACATGGTGAAGAGGTTGTCGGCGAAGGCCACGCCCGCCGCGCCGAAGAGGGCCAGGGCGAAGCAGGTGTTGAAGCGGGTCTGGGCGTGTTCGTGCAGGCCCCTCATGTACCCGGCCGAGTAGAACACGGCGATGATCCAGAGGAACGACGCGGCCACGGCGAAGATCATGGAGAAGGCGTCCGCCCGGAAGGTGACGGACAGGCCGGGCAGCACCTTGAAAATCTGGCACACGAGTGTCTTGCCCTGTCCCAGCGGCGCGGGGGCCACATCCGGGATCATGGATGCGATGATCCCGAACATGGTCACGGCGGCAATGGCGGACCAGCTCTCGCGCACGTTGGGCTTCTTGCCCGAAAGCGCCACCAGGATGGATCCCGTGAGCGCCGCCAGCACGGCCAGGAGCGGCTTCGAGGATGCGATGATGTCCATGCCTGTCTTTTCCTCTCTCTAACCGTTCAGATCCACGGCGTCTTCGGCCTCGATGGACTTGTAGTTGCGGTACACGGCGATGATGATGGAGAGCGCGATGGCCGTCTCTGCGGCGGCGATGGCCATGATGAACAGGGTGAATATCTGCCCCACGGCCTGGTCCGGAGCCAGGAAATGGTTGAAGGCCATGAAGTTGACCGAGGCCCCGCCTAGCACCAGTTCGGCGCAGATGAGCATGCCGATGAAGGATGGGCGCTGCACCATGCCGTAGACGCCGATGCCGAAGAGGAAAGCGCCCACGACCAGGTAGGTCTCCAGGCTTCCGCTCAAGGCGAGGATGCTCATGACTTGCTCCTTCCGGACCGCGCCAGCACGAGCGACCCGACGATGGCCACCAACAGGACCAGGGAGATGAGTTCGAAGTTCATCCCGAACGTGGTGAGCAGCGCCCGGCCGACACCCTCCAGCGAGCCGTCGCCGGTCTGGGGCAGCTTCACCCAATCCGTGCGGCAGGCCAGGGCGGACAGCGCCCAGATGAGCACCACGCTGGCCGGAAGGCCCGCTATCTTCAGGATGGCCTTGCGCTTGGGGTTCGGGCCGTCGTCGTTCTCGGCCAGCATGATGGCGAAGACGATGGTCACGCAGACCGCGCCCACGTAGATGAGCAGCTGCATGAGGGCCACGAAGGGGCTGCCCAGGTAGTAGTAGAGCCCGGCCACGCCCAAAAAGCTCAGCGCAAGCCCGGCGACGCTCCGGATGAGCCTCTGCGCGCCCACGGCGATGAACGCCCCGGCCACGGTGGCGGCCAGGAAGCAGAGGAAGACAATGCCCGAGAGCCCTTCGGCCGACAGGATGGAAGGGGTCATGAATGGGTCTCCTTCAGTCTCTTCAGGAGGTCATACTTGAACTCGTCCTCGCTGCGCCCGGCGATGTTGTAGTCCTTGGAGAACTCCAGCGCCTCGGTGGGGCAGACCTCCACGCACAGGCCGCACAGGCTGCAGGTGGTGAAGTTGAGTTCGTACTTGGTCAGCGATTTCTGCTTGGCCCCTTCGAGCTTCTCCCCGGCCAGGGAGATGCACCCCGACGGGCAGGTCTTCATGCAGGCGTTGCAGACGATGCACTTGTCGCCGCCCTTGCGTTCGTCCCACACGAGCTGGGTGTGCCCCCGGTAGCGGGGCGTCATGGGCACGGCTTCGTGGGGGTACTGCAGCGTGACCACCGGCTGGAAGAAGTACTTGATGGTGATGCCCATCCCGACGAACAGGCTCCACGTGCCGCTTATGATCTCTTTCAGGTAGCGGGTCATGGCTAGAACACCTTGAGCAGGGCGCTGGTGAGGATCAGGTTGAAGAAGGACACGGGCACCAGTATTTTCCAGGACAGGTTGAGCAGGCCGTAGAAGGTGGTCCTCGGGAAGGTCCAGCGTATCCAGATGACCGTGAAGATGAGCAGGTACATCTTGATCAGGAACCAGTGGACCCCGGGGAAGAGGCCGAAGGGGCAGCTCCAGCCGCCCAGGAAGAGCACCGTGGCGATGCTCGTGCCCACCACGATGTTGGCGTACTCGCCCATGAAGAACACGCCGAAGCCCATGCCGGAGTATTCGGTGAAGACTCCGGCGATGAGTTCGCTTTCGGCCTCGGCCATGTCGAAGGGGGCGCGGTTGGTCTCGGCCAGCATGCACACGAAGAAGATCAGGAAGGCCACGGGCATGAGCGGGCTGACCCCGAGCCGGAAGATGTTCCACTGCCAGAATCCGCCCATCTGCTGGGTGACGATGTCGTGCATGTTCAGGGTGCCCGTGACCATGACCATGGTCACGATGACCACCAGCATGGGCACCTCGTAGGCCACGTTCTGCGACACCACGCGCGCCGCCGAGATGACGGCGTACTTGTTGCGCGAGCCCCACGCGCCGAGCAAGAGGCCCAGCACGTTCACCGAGGCGAAGGCGAACACGGCGAGCAGGCCCACGTCCAGGTTGCGCGGGGCCAGCGTCTCGCTGAACGGGATGGTCACGAAGCTCATGATGGCCGGGGTCATCACCAGGATGGGGGCGATCTTGAAAAGCACCGGATCGACGCCGTCGGGCACGAGGAGCTGCTTGCTCATGAGCTTCAGGCCGTCGGCCATGGGCTGCAAGAGGCCGTAGGGGCCCACTTCCTTGGGGCCGATGCGGCGCTGGATGTGCCCGGCTTCCTTGCGCTCGAGCCAGACGAGGTAGGCGGCGTTCAGGGCCACGAAGCCGATGATGCCCACGATGAACGCGGCCAGGCGGATCACTTCATAATCTATGCTCATGTGGACTTGCTCCTCACCGGTCAATCTCGGGGATCACGAGGTCCAGGCTGCCCAAGAGAGCCAGGGCGTCGGGGAGCAGCATGCCCCGGCACGCCTCGCCGAACACGATCAGGTTGGAGTAGCTCGGGGTGCGCATCTTCAGCCGGTAGGCGGAATTGCTCCCGTCGCTCACGGCCCGGATGCCGAAGGAGCCGCGCGCGGTCTCCACGGCGTGGTAGAAATCCCCCTTGGGGGGCTTCAGGCTCTTGGGAACCTTGGGATGCATGACCGGGCCTTCGGGCATCTGGTCCAGAGCCTGCTCGATGATGCGCAGGCTCTGTTCGATCTCGTCCATGCGCACCATGTAGCGGGCCATGGAGTCGCCCTGGGGGTAGACCGGGATGTCGAAGTCGAAGCGGGGGTAGATCGAATAGGGCTCGTGCTTGCGCACGTCGAAGTTGATGCCCGCGCCCCTGGCCACCGGCCCGGTGGCCCCGTACTTGCGGCACATCTCGGCCGGGACGAAGCCGATGTCCGTCAGTCGCTTCATGAGGATGATGTTCTTGGTGACCAGGGCGTGGTACATGGGCATGCGTTCGCGCATGCGGGCCACGAAGGCCCTGGCCCCGGCGGCGAAGTTCTCATCGATGTCGTTGTAGACCCCGCCGAAGCGGAAGTAACAGTAGGTGAGGCGCGATCCGGTCACGCTCTCCAGCAGGTCCAGGATCATTTCCCTGTCGTCGAAGGCGTAGAGCAGGGGGGAGAAACCGCCCAGGTCCAGGATGAAGGCCCCGAACCAGAGCAGGTGGCTGGAGATGCGGTTGAGCTCCGCCGTGACCACCCGGATGTACTCGGCCCGCTCCGGCACCTCGAGGCCCATCATCCTTTCCACAAGCCCGACGTAGTTGTGGTTGTAGGCCAGGGCGTGCAGGTAATCCATGCGCGCGGTGTTGGGCAGGAACTGGATCCAGTTGCGGTTCTCGCCCATCTTTTCGTGCATGCGGTGGGCGTATCCCAGCACGGGCTCGGCCTCGACGATGTACTCTCCGTCCATGACGAGCTTCACGCGCAAGACGCCGTGCGTGGCCGGATGCTGCGGCCCCAGGTTCAGGACGAAGGTCTCGTTGTTTGAGCTTTGGGCGAAGGCTTTCATGCTTTGAAATCCTTGAGCAGCGGGTGGAAATCGGCGTCCTCGGGCAGGAGCAGGGGCACCAGGTAGGGGTGCCCGGTGAAGACCACACCGAAGAAGTCGTGGGTCTCGCGCTCGTGCCAGTGAGCGGCGGGGTAGATGTCCGCGATGGTGGGCACGCGCGGGTTGTCGCGCGGGGTTCTGGTGCGGACCACCACGCGGCAGAGCTCGTCGTAGCGGTTGAAGTCGAAGACCACTTCCAGGTCGTCTGGGCCCGAAGGTTCGGGGATGGGTTCCGGGATGGGCTCGGCAACGGGTTCGGGAGCGGGAGCTTCGGCGGGGGCGGCGTCTTCGCCTTCTGCCGCGGCGGCGGCTTCTGCGGCCTTGGCTGCGCGGGCCTTGGCCAGGGCTGCGGCCTTGGCCAGGGCGTCCTTATGCTTTTCGGCTTTCTCGCCCAGCCAGTCCACGCCGGTGATGGTTTCGATGAAGAATCCCAGCCGGTCGAGGACGTTTACCGCGTCGAGCAGGCGGTCCGGCGTCACCGAGACGTCCAGGTGGTATCCCGTTTTCGAGTGCTCCGTTTCTGCCATGGCCAGGGGAGCGGCCTGTGCCATGGCTTGCCTGACTTCGTCGAGCTTCATGGTCAACCTGCCTTCACCCGGGGCCACCTGCGCGTCCCGGTCATTTTTTCCTCCAGCTCCAGGATGCCTTCGATGAGGGCCTCGGGCCTGGGCGGGCATCCGGGGATGACCACGTCCACGGGGAAGAGCTTGGAGGCGCCTTCCACGATGCCGTACTGGCCCTCGAACACGAAGGGGCCGCCGGATATGGCGCAGTTGCCCATGGCGATGACCCATTTGGGCTCGGGCATCTGGTCGTAGAGGGTCTCGACGGCGGGGGCCATCTTCTTGCTGATGGTGCCGCTGACGATCATGACGTCGCTCTGCCTGGGGGAGGGCCGGAAGACTTCCGCGCCGAAGCGGGCCAGGTCGAAGCGCGAGGCTCCGGTGGCCATCATCTCGATGGCGCAGCAGGCCAGGCCGAAGGTCATGGGCCACAGGGAGTTGGCCCGGCACAGCTCAAGAAGTTTCTCGAGCCGTGAAAAATGGACTATCGGTTGTACGAGATCTTGCGTTCCCACTTAAAAACTCCCTTTTTCCAAGCATAGAGAATGATCAGCGAGAGGATTGCGACGAAAAGCAGAATTTCAAGAAACGCGGTGAGGCCGTCCACGACTCCCGGCTTGTTGTAGACCAGGGCTGCAGGGAAGAGGAACAGGATGTCCACTGCGAAGGCCACGAACATCAGCGCGTACAGGTAGTAGACCACGCCGAACTTGATCCAGGCGTCACCAATGGGCGGGATGCCGCATTCGATTAGTTGCGTGGTCTTTTCTTGCGTGTTTCTTGTGGAGCGTGGCGCAAGCAGGAGCGCGATAATGAACGGTCCCACGGCGAACCCAAGTCCGCCAAGGAAAAAACCTGCCACATAGAGAATGTCGATCGTTGCGTTTTGTGCCACGAGACCAACTCCTTCGCAGTCGCAGAATTGCTACTTAATGCGTAAAATACAGTAGAGGCTCGAAAAGAATATCGTATTGTCTGGTAACTGAGCACTCAATAACGGCCGTAATGCAGGCGACGACCACATAAATGCACTCAATATATTCAACGAGACGGATAACTAGCTCGGTTCAAGAACCGGCCATGAGTTTCCTGTTTGGGAGGTTCACATACATTGCACGATGGCGCAAAGTTATGCAAGCCCTATTTCTCGCTTCACACTCATTTTCCACGGTTTTTTCCCGCACGCCTTATCCGGTCTGGGTGGCCCGCTTGAGCAGCGAGGCTCATCCTGTTCCTCTCGGACGGGGTTGACCCTGCGTTGCCCGGGTTGGCGCGCGCGGGGACGGCGCTTGAGAACAAGTTCCATGCCAAAATTAAAATCCAGTTATTTCATCGTAATAGCGAATAATATGGTCCCGATGGGATGCGGCAATGGGGCATTTCGGAAGAGCCTTGGGCGCCCATGGTGCGGCAAGCGTTCCTGTCTTTCGTGCATATAATTGGAATAGCGGAGATATTTCCTGTGGCCTGAGCTCTGGGTCATATTTGGATACGCGAAAGGGGGGTGGTGGGTCAGTCTGGGCTGGGGCGCATGACCGCGGAAACGCAGAAGGCCCCCGAAGCGATCGCTCCGGGGGCCTTCTTTCTCGCCGTTCAGTCTTTGGGCTGGGTTTACCGTTTCGCCGCTCGCCGCGAGAGCTACAGGGAATTCCAAAGGGACTGGCCCCTAAGGCCTAAGGAGGCTTCTTCCTCTCCGGCGCTGATAAAAACCGGTAAAGTCGATTTTGAAAAACACATTCGTGTTTTTTCAAAATCTCGGTGCTACTTGGTGATCTTCTCAATCAGGGCGTCGGCCACCTGGGTGGTGGTGGCGGTGCCGCCGAGGTCCGGCGTCAGCGTCTTTCCCTCGGCGGTGACGGCCTTGATGGCCTCTTCGATGAGGGCCGCCGCGCGTTTCTCGCCCAGGAAATCCAGCATCATGGCTCCGCTCCAGGCCATGGCGATGGGGTTGGCGATGCCCTTGCCGTAGATGTCCGGGGCCGAGCCGTGCACGGGCTCGAACATGGACGGGTAGCGGCGCTCGGGGTCGATGTTGGCGCTGGCCGAGAGGCCCAGGCTTCCGGTGATGGCTCCGCCGATGTCGGTGAGGATGTCCCCGAACAGGTTGGAGGCCACCACCACGTCCAGGGACTCGGGCTTGAGCACGAAGCGGGCGGCCATGGCGTCCACCAGCACGCGTTCGGTCTTCACGTCCGGATACTCCTTGGCCACCTCGTCGAAGATCTGGTCCCAGAAGGTGAGGGTGTGCTTCTGGGCGTTGGACTTGGTGGCGTGGGACAGGAGCTTGCGCGGGCGCGACCGGGCCAGCTCGAAGGCGTAGCGGATGACGCGCTCAACGCCCACGCGGGTGAACACAGAGGTTTCGATGGCCAGCTCCATGGGCTGTCCGGGGTGCATGCGCCCGCCAGCGCCGGCGTATTCGCCCTCGGTGTTTTCGCGCACGGTGATGAAGTTGATGTCGCCGGGCTTCTTGCCGGAGAGCGGCGTGGGCACGCCCGGCAGCAGGGAGCAGGGGCGCAGGCAGATGTACTGGTCGAAGCCCAGGCGGATCTTGATGAGCAGCCCGTGCAGGGAGATGTCGTCGGGCACCAGCTCTGGGTAGCCAACGGCGCCGAAGTAGATGGCGTCGAAGGGTTTCAGGATGTCCAGGCCATTGGCGGGCATCATCTCCTTGTGCTCGACGTAATACTCGCAGCCCCAGGGGAAGTATTCGTACTTCAGGCCGAAGTTGCCGCAGGCCGCTGCTGCGGCGTCGAGGACGCGCACGCCGTGGGGGGCCAGTTCCTTGCCGATGCCGTCGCCGGGAATGACCGCGATGCTGTACTGCTTCATGATGTTTTTCCTTGCCGGGGGCTATTTTATGAACCGCACCTGGCGGTTGATGTCCTCGATGACCGGTCCTTTCTTCTCGTTGAATTGGGCCTTGTTCTTCTCGAAGAGGTTGTTTCCCTGGGTGTCGATGGAGATGATCAGCGGGCCGAACTCCTTGACCCGGCACACCCAGAGGGCTTCGGGCATGCCCAGGTCCAGCCATTCCACCCGTTCGATCTCCTCCACCTCGACTGCGGCCAGCACGGCGCAGCCCCCAGGAAACACGGCGTGCACGGCCTTGTGGCGCTTGCAGGCCTCGGCGGTGTCCCCGGCCATGCCGCCCTTGCCCACGATGAGCTTGACCCCGGTCTGCTCGATGAAGTCCTTTTCGAAGCGCTCCATGCGCATGCTGGTGGTGGGGCCGATGGAGATCATCTTCCAGGCGTCGCCGTCCTTGGCCACGATGGGCCCGGCGTGGAAGATGGCAAGGCCCGTAAGATTCACGGGCAGCTCGCGGCCAAGTTCGATGAGCCTGCGGTGGCCCACGTCGCGGCAGGTGACCAGCAGGCCGTCGAGGTACACCACGTCGCCCGCGCGCAAGGATTCCAGGTCCTCGTCTTGTATTGGTGTGGTCAGGACCTTTTTCACAGCACGGCCTCCTTGTGCGAGAGAATTTCGTAGGACAGGTCCGGGGCGATGCGGATGGTGCCTCGCCTGTGGGCCCAGCAGCCCACGGACACGCCCACGCCGATGGTGGAGGGGTGCCTGGCCGAGGATTCGATGTGCACCCCGAGCACCGTGGAATTGCCGGACAGTCCCTGGGGGCCGAGGCCCACTTCGTTCAGGCCCTTTTCCAGCAGAAGCTCCATCTCGGCGGCCTGGGGCTTGGGGTTGCGGGTGCCGATGGGGCGCAGGATGGCCTTCTTGGAAAGCATGGCCGCCGTCTCGACGGACGTGGACACTCCCACGCCCACCAGCAAGGGCGGGCAGGCGTTCACGCCGTAGGAGGTGATGACGTCGAACACGAACTGCACGATGCCCTCGTATCCGGCTGCAGGCATGAGCACCTTGGCCGCGCCTGGCAGGCTGCAGCCGCCGCCCGCCATGTAGACCTCTATCTCGGCCGAGTCGCTGTCCGGGACGATGTCCCATTCGATCCAGGGCACGCGGGTGCCGGTGTTGTCGCCGGTGTTTTTTTCCACGAAGGTTTCCACCGCGTTGTGGCGAAGGGGCGTTTCGCGGGTGGCCTCGCGCACGGCGTCCCCCAGGATTTCCCTGAGTTCGCCGAGCAGCGGAAACCCGGCTCCGGCCCGGATGAAATACTGGATCACGCCGGTGTCCTGGCAGCAGGGGCGGTCCAGGCGGTCGGCGGCCTCGAGGTTCTCGAACATGGAATCGTAAACCACCCGCGACAGGGGGCTGTCCTCGCCTTCGCGGAGCTGGGCCAGCTTGTCCAGCACGTCCTGGGGAAGGCGCTTCCCCACGTAGCCGGTGAACCTGGCCATGATGTCCGTCAGGGATTTTTTCGCCTCGCGCTTGTCCATTCGCAAGCTCCTTTGTCGTCTGTATGCCGCGTGCGGCATGTTCATTCCGGTTCGGTCAGCAGCTCTCGCCGATGAGCGCCAGCTGCTTCTTGATCTTGTCGGCGCTGGCGTGCAGGGCCGTGCGCTCCTGGTCGGTGAGTTCGATCTCCTTGATCTCCTCCACGCCGTTGGCCCCGAGCTTCACCGGCACGCCCACGAACGCGCCGTCGATGCCGTATTCGCCGGTGAGGTAGGCGGTGCAGGGCAGGATCTTCTTCTTGTCCATGACCACCGCGGCCACCATCTGGATCACGGCCGAGGCCGGGGCGTAGAATGCGCTGGTGTGCATGAGCCGGATGATCTCGGCCCCTCCGTCGCGGGTGCGGGCGATGAGCTCGTCGATCTTTCCGGGAGGCATCATTTCCGTGACCGGGATGCCCGCCACCGTGGAGTAGCGGGGCACGGGCACCATGTCCTCCCCGTGCTCGCCCAGCACCATGGCCTGCACGTTCTCCACCGAGATGTTGAGCTCCTTGGAGAGGAAGTACTGGAAGCGCGAGGCGTCCAGGATTCCGGCCATGCCGGAGATGCGGGTGCGCGGTATCTGGCCCGCGCGCATGGCCACGTGGCACATGAGGTTCAGCGGATTGCTTACGATGATGTAGAAGGCGTAAGGGCTGTACAGGGCGGCCTTGGACACGCACTGGCGCACGATGTCCGCATTGATCTTGAGGAGGTCGTCGCGGGTCATGCCCTCCTTGCGGGTGGCCCCGGCGGTGATGACCACTATCTCGGAGTTGCGGGTCTGTTCCAGGTCGTCACCCGAGACGCAGACCGGCTCCAGAAGGTCCACTGGGCTGGCCTCCAGGATGTCCAGGGCGATGCCTTCGGCCTTGCCGGGACTGCGGTCCACCAGGACCACCTTCTTGCAGAGCTTACGCTCGATGAGCCTGCGGGTCACGGCCCCGCCTACGTTTCCGGCTCCGAATACGGTGATTTTTCCATTCATGTGGTCGAACCTCTTTTCAAATGGCCTTGCGGGCGCCTAGTGCGAGATCGTCATCATGTAGGGGAAGTCTATTCCCACCAGGGCGGCGATGAAGATCACCCCGAAGATGAAGCCCAGGGTCCAGAATTCCTTGCGGGTGATGTAGCCGCACCCGTAGTACACGGGGCTCGGGCCCGTGGCGTAGGGGGTCAGGATGCCCATGAGGCC encodes the following:
- a CDS encoding monovalent cation/H+ antiporter subunit D family protein — encoded protein: MDIIASSKPLLAVLAALTGSILVALSGKKPNVRESWSAIAAVTMFGIIASMIPDVAPAPLGQGKTLVCQIFKVLPGLSVTFRADAFSMIFAVAASFLWIIAVFYSAGYMRGLHEHAQTRFNTCFALALFGAAGVAFADNLFTMYLFYEIVSVCTYPLVAHHQDEEGYEGGKKYILYLTTTAKGLVLPAMILIYVMTGTLDFAHDIHQGVFGAGANGTLVTILYVCCLLGFAKNGVMPFHNWLPSAMVAPTPVSALLHAVAVVKVGVFCTTRVMLYVFGVDTMQALNLGVPTAYFVSFTILTASVIALSKDNLKARLAYSTVSQLSYIILGVSLLTIDGIQGGLVHIANHAFSKITLFFCAGAIYVATHKKSISEMSGLGRTMPFTFAAFAIASLSMIGAPPVAGFVTKWKLLVGAMEMPAHSMGILLILLASTLLNVAYFAPVTYRAFFGRRPAGEAYEGIKEAPLSMVIPIMIAAVISVVIGIYPDFFMTFVKAVTG
- the nuoK gene encoding NADH-quinone oxidoreductase subunit NuoK, which gives rise to MSILALSGSLETYLVVGAFLFGIGVYGMVQRPSFIGMLICAELVLGGASVNFMAFNHFLAPDQAVGQIFTLFIMAIAAAETAIALSIIIAVYRNYKSIEAEDAVDLNG
- a CDS encoding NADH-quinone oxidoreductase subunit J family protein, giving the protein MTPSILSAEGLSGIVFLCFLAATVAGAFIAVGAQRLIRSVAGLALSFLGVAGLYYYLGSPFVALMQLLIYVGAVCVTIVFAIMLAENDDGPNPKRKAILKIAGLPASVVLIWALSALACRTDWVKLPQTGDGSLEGVGRALLTTFGMNFELISLVLLVAIVGSLVLARSGRSKS
- a CDS encoding NuoI/complex I 23 kDa subunit family protein, with the translated sequence MTRYLKEIISGTWSLFVGMGITIKYFFQPVVTLQYPHEAVPMTPRYRGHTQLVWDERKGGDKCIVCNACMKTCPSGCISLAGEKLEGAKQKSLTKYELNFTTCSLCGLCVEVCPTEALEFSKDYNIAGRSEDEFKYDLLKRLKETHS
- the nuoH gene encoding NADH-quinone oxidoreductase subunit NuoH, which translates into the protein MSIDYEVIRLAAFIVGIIGFVALNAAYLVWLERKEAGHIQRRIGPKEVGPYGLLQPMADGLKLMSKQLLVPDGVDPVLFKIAPILVMTPAIMSFVTIPFSETLAPRNLDVGLLAVFAFASVNVLGLLLGAWGSRNKYAVISAARVVSQNVAYEVPMLVVIVTMVMVTGTLNMHDIVTQQMGGFWQWNIFRLGVSPLMPVAFLIFFVCMLAETNRAPFDMAEAESELIAGVFTEYSGMGFGVFFMGEYANIVVGTSIATVLFLGGWSCPFGLFPGVHWFLIKMYLLIFTVIWIRWTFPRTTFYGLLNLSWKILVPVSFFNLILTSALLKVF
- a CDS encoding NADH-quinone oxidoreductase subunit D, producing MKAFAQSSNNETFVLNLGPQHPATHGVLRVKLVMDGEYIVEAEPVLGYAHRMHEKMGENRNWIQFLPNTARMDYLHALAYNHNYVGLVERMMGLEVPERAEYIRVVTAELNRISSHLLWFGAFILDLGGFSPLLYAFDDREMILDLLESVTGSRLTYCYFRFGGVYNDIDENFAAGARAFVARMRERMPMYHALVTKNIILMKRLTDIGFVPAEMCRKYGATGPVARGAGINFDVRKHEPYSIYPRFDFDIPVYPQGDSMARYMVRMDEIEQSLRIIEQALDQMPEGPVMHPKVPKSLKPPKGDFYHAVETARGSFGIRAVSDGSNSAYRLKMRTPSYSNLIVFGEACRGMLLPDALALLGSLDLVIPEIDR
- a CDS encoding NADH-quinone oxidoreductase subunit C, with the protein product MKLDEVRQAMAQAAPLAMAETEHSKTGYHLDVSVTPDRLLDAVNVLDRLGFFIETITGVDWLGEKAEKHKDALAKAAALAKARAAKAAEAAAAAEGEDAAPAEAPAPEPVAEPIPEPIPEPSGPDDLEVVFDFNRYDELCRVVVRTRTPRDNPRVPTIADIYPAAHWHERETHDFFGVVFTGHPYLVPLLLPEDADFHPLLKDFKA
- a CDS encoding NADH-quinone oxidoreductase subunit B encodes the protein MGTQDLVQPIVHFSRLEKLLELCRANSLWPMTFGLACCAIEMMATGASRFDLARFGAEVFRPSPRQSDVMIVSGTISKKMAPAVETLYDQMPEPKWVIAMGNCAISGGPFVFEGQYGIVEGASKLFPVDVVIPGCPPRPEALIEGILELEEKMTGTRRWPRVKAG
- a CDS encoding NADH-quinone oxidoreductase subunit A translates to MAQNATIDILYVAGFFLGGLGFAVGPFIIALLLAPRSTRNTQEKTTQLIECGIPPIGDAWIKFGVVYYLYALMFVAFAVDILFLFPAALVYNKPGVVDGLTAFLEILLFVAILSLIILYAWKKGVFKWERKISYNR
- a CDS encoding tartrate dehydrogenase; the protein is MKQYSIAVIPGDGIGKELAPHGVRVLDAAAAACGNFGLKYEYFPWGCEYYVEHKEMMPANGLDILKPFDAIYFGAVGYPELVPDDISLHGLLIKIRLGFDQYICLRPCSLLPGVPTPLSGKKPGDINFITVRENTEGEYAGAGGRMHPGQPMELAIETSVFTRVGVERVIRYAFELARSRPRKLLSHATKSNAQKHTLTFWDQIFDEVAKEYPDVKTERVLVDAMAARFVLKPESLDVVVASNLFGDILTDIGGAITGSLGLSASANIDPERRYPSMFEPVHGSAPDIYGKGIANPIAMAWSGAMMLDFLGEKRAAALIEEAIKAVTAEGKTLTPDLGGTATTTQVADALIEKITK
- the ttdB gene encoding L(+)-tartrate dehydratase subunit beta, with translation MKKVLTTPIQDEDLESLRAGDVVYLDGLLVTCRDVGHRRLIELGRELPVNLTGLAIFHAGPIVAKDGDAWKMISIGPTTSMRMERFEKDFIEQTGVKLIVGKGGMAGDTAEACKRHKAVHAVFPGGCAVLAAVEVEEIERVEWLDLGMPEALWVCRVKEFGPLIISIDTQGNNLFEKNKAQFNEKKGPVIEDINRQVRFIK
- the ttdA gene encoding L(+)-tartrate dehydratase subunit alpha, producing MDKREAKKSLTDIMARFTGYVGKRLPQDVLDKLAQLREGEDSPLSRVVYDSMFENLEAADRLDRPCCQDTGVIQYFIRAGAGFPLLGELREILGDAVREATRETPLRHNAVETFVEKNTGDNTGTRVPWIEWDIVPDSDSAEIEVYMAGGGCSLPGAAKVLMPAAGYEGIVQFVFDVITSYGVNACPPLLVGVGVSTSVETAAMLSKKAILRPIGTRNPKPQAAEMELLLEKGLNEVGLGPQGLSGNSTVLGVHIESSARHPSTIGVGVSVGCWAHRRGTIRIAPDLSYEILSHKEAVL
- the mdh gene encoding malate dehydrogenase, whose product is MNGKITVFGAGNVGGAVTRRLIERKLCKKVVLVDRSPGKAEGIALDILEASPVDLLEPVCVSGDDLEQTRNSEIVVITAGATRKEGMTRDDLLKINADIVRQCVSKAALYSPYAFYIIVSNPLNLMCHVAMRAGQIPRTRISGMAGILDASRFQYFLSKELNISVENVQAMVLGEHGEDMVPVPRYSTVAGIPVTEMMPPGKIDELIARTRDGGAEIIRLMHTSAFYAPASAVIQMVAAVVMDKKKILPCTAYLTGEYGIDGAFVGVPVKLGANGVEEIKEIELTDQERTALHASADKIKKQLALIGESC